In Pseudomonas sp. LRP2-20, the genomic window AGGGCCGCTGCAGATCGCCCCGGCCATCTGCTATGAGTCGATGTTCATCGAACATGCCGCGCAAGGCCATGCGCTGGGTGCCGAACTGTACCTGGTCAGCGTGGCCAAGACCGCCAAAGGCATGCGCGAAGGCAACGAGCATTACCCGGAGGTGGCACGCACCCTGGGCATGCCGGTCCTGCTGGCCAACTGCGTCGGCCCGGCCGACAACTTCATTGGCGCCGGTGGTTCCGCAGCCTGGGACAGCCAGGGCAACCTGCTGGCAGCGCTGGATGACAAGGCTGAAGGCCTGATCCTGCTGGATACCGCCAGCAACCTCGCATTCGGCGTGCCACTGGCTGCTTCTGCTACCTGAAGTCATGCCTGTACTGGCCCTTTCGCGGGCAAGCCCGCTGCCACAGGACTACCACAGGTTTGCAGGGGTGTTGATCCTGTGGCAGCGGGCTTGCCCGCGAAGAGGCCGGTGCAGGCAAATCACAGGTCCAGGGCCAGGCTCTGCCGACCTTCCAGCGCCAGCAGATACTGCTTGGCCGGCAAACCACCGGCAAACCCGGTCAGGCTCCCGGACGCACCAATCACCCGGTGACACGGGGCAATGATCGAGATCGGGTTGCGCCCGTTGGCCGCGCCCACTGCCCGCACGGCACTGGAGTTGCCGATCTGCCGGGCGATGTCGCTGTAGCTGCGGGTCTGGCCAAAGGGAATGGTCAGCAAGGCCGCCCACACCTGGCGTTGGAACTCGGTTCCGGCAAAGTCCAGTTCCAGCTCGAAATGCTGCCGCGTGCCGGCGAAGTACTCGCCCAGTTGGCGGGCCGTTTCGCACAGCATCGGGTGGCGGTCATCGCGGTGCAACTCGCCCAGCCGCACGCGGTTCTCGCGCTCCTCCTCCCACAGCACGGCGGCAAGCCGCTCGCCGCGTGCCACCAGGGTCAGGGTGCCGACCGGAGACGACATGAACGTAAAGGCGCTGGACATCGGAATTCCCTACGGCTAACCAGTTTCAGCGCACTTTAACGTCGCCCGCCGCCTGCCGCACCCGCTTTCTTGCGCCGGTTATTCGGTGAGCAGCGCCTGCCTGATCAGCTTCTTGTCAACCTTGCCCACGCTGGTTTTCGGGATCTGCTCTACACAACGCACCTGCCGCGGAATCGCCCACTTGTTCAGCTGGCCGCTGGCGACAAAAGGCTGTAGATGCTCGGCCAGTGTTGCCGCCTCCAGTGGCCGGCCATCGCGGCACACCAGCAATGCCAACGGCTGCTCGCCCCACTGTGGGTCCGGTACGCCGACCACCGCCACTGCCTCGACGGCCGGGTGCTGGCTGATCAGGCTTTCCAGCTCGACCGAGCTGATCCACTCGCCGCCGGTCTTGATCACATCCTTGATCCGGTCGCGGATGCGCACCACGCCACCCGCATCGATGCAGGCCAGGTCACCGGTATGCAGCCAGCCATCGCGCCACAGCGCGGCGCCTTGCTCCG contains:
- a CDS encoding methylated-DNA--[protein]-cysteine S-methyltransferase, which produces MSSAFTFMSSPVGTLTLVARGERLAAVLWEEERENRVRLGELHRDDRHPMLCETARQLGEYFAGTRQHFELELDFAGTEFQRQVWAALLTIPFGQTRSYSDIARQIGNSSAVRAVGAANGRNPISIIAPCHRVIGASGSLTGFAGGLPAKQYLLALEGRQSLALDL